Proteins encoded within one genomic window of Equus przewalskii isolate Varuska chromosome 3, EquPr2, whole genome shotgun sequence:
- the BEAN1 gene encoding protein BEAN1 isoform X3, whose protein sequence is MSFKRPCPLARYNRTSYFYPTFSESSEHSHLLVSPVLVASAVIGVVIILSCITIIVGSIRRDRQARLQRHHHRHHRRHHHHHRRRRHRHREYEHSYVSDGHIYSRSSRRMHYACSPAEDWPPPLDVSSDGDVDATVLRELYPDSPPGYEECVGPGATQLYVPTDSPPPYSLTDSCPALDSALDEGSGHSSGRHQQAQRARGQSGLRTISMDTLPPYEAVCGTSPPSGLLPLPGPEPGPRSPQGSLAPTRSLASGPERVM, encoded by the exons tAGCTCGATACAACCGCACCAGCTACTTCTACCCCACATTCTCAGAGAGCTCGGAGCACAGCCATCTGCTCGTGTCCCCTGTACTGGTGGCCAGTGCGGTCATAGGTGTGGTCATCATCCTCTCCTGCATCACCATCATAGTGGGCAGCATCCGCAGGGACAGGCAGGCCCGGCTCCAGCGacaccaccaccgtcaccaccgccgccaccaccaccaccatcgccgccgccgccaccgccatCGAGAGTACGAGCACAGCTACG TGTCTGACGGGCACATCTACAGCCGCTCAAGCCGCAGGATGCACTACGCCTGCAGCCCGGCCGAGGACTGGCCCCCACCCTTGGACGTCAGCTCTGATGGGGACGTGGATGCCACTGTGCTCCGAGAGCTGTACCCAGATTCTCCACCGGG GTACGAGGAGTGTGTGGGGCCAGGGGCCACCCAGCTCTACGTCCCCACGGATTCACCGCCGCCCTACTCGCTGACCGACTCCTGCCCTGCGCTGGACAGCGCCCTCGACGAAGGCAGCGGCCACAGCTCTGGCCGACACCAGCAGGCGCAAAGGGCCCGGGGTCAGAGTGGCCTCCGCACCATCTCCATGGACACCCTGCCCCCTTATGAGGCAGTGTGTGGTACCAGCCCCCCATCGGGCCTGCTGCCGTTGCCGGGACCAGAACCAGGGCCAAGGAGCCCCCAGGGGTCACTTGCCCCAACTCGGTCCCTGGCCTCGGGCCCAGAGAGGGTTATGTGA
- the BEAN1 gene encoding protein BEAN1 isoform X4, whose translation MSFKRPCPSRYNRTSYFYPTFSESSEHSHLLVSPVLVASAVIGVVIILSCITIIVGSIRRDRQARLQRHHHRHHRRHHHHHRRRRHRHREYEHSYVSDGHIYSRSSRRMHYACSPAEDWPPPLDVSSDGDVDATVLRELYPDSPPGYEECVGPGATQLYVPTDSPPPYSLTDSCPALDSALDEGSGHSSGRHQQAQRARGQSGLRTISMDTLPPYEAVCGTSPPSGLLPLPGPEPGPRSPQGSLAPTRSLASGPERVM comes from the exons CTCGATACAACCGCACCAGCTACTTCTACCCCACATTCTCAGAGAGCTCGGAGCACAGCCATCTGCTCGTGTCCCCTGTACTGGTGGCCAGTGCGGTCATAGGTGTGGTCATCATCCTCTCCTGCATCACCATCATAGTGGGCAGCATCCGCAGGGACAGGCAGGCCCGGCTCCAGCGacaccaccaccgtcaccaccgccgccaccaccaccaccatcgccgccgccgccaccgccatCGAGAGTACGAGCACAGCTACG TGTCTGACGGGCACATCTACAGCCGCTCAAGCCGCAGGATGCACTACGCCTGCAGCCCGGCCGAGGACTGGCCCCCACCCTTGGACGTCAGCTCTGATGGGGACGTGGATGCCACTGTGCTCCGAGAGCTGTACCCAGATTCTCCACCGGG GTACGAGGAGTGTGTGGGGCCAGGGGCCACCCAGCTCTACGTCCCCACGGATTCACCGCCGCCCTACTCGCTGACCGACTCCTGCCCTGCGCTGGACAGCGCCCTCGACGAAGGCAGCGGCCACAGCTCTGGCCGACACCAGCAGGCGCAAAGGGCCCGGGGTCAGAGTGGCCTCCGCACCATCTCCATGGACACCCTGCCCCCTTATGAGGCAGTGTGTGGTACCAGCCCCCCATCGGGCCTGCTGCCGTTGCCGGGACCAGAACCAGGGCCAAGGAGCCCCCAGGGGTCACTTGCCCCAACTCGGTCCCTGGCCTCGGGCCCAGAGAGGGTTATGTGA
- the LOC103542024 gene encoding spermatogenesis-associated protein 2-like protein gives MSRPPSPGAGQAAPETLLGDLLSYYREGAGAGRLRVCRQAALTHRAQRLLDTVAPPQLYLPEDVGPDLGATHSQGTPSSAQHVCHKLVQALEFLELISVNLLLFPWRKEIRSLKTYTGNFAYWVRPVLSEHTLRTILGRLGYVATSEAEFSLVQATSEEDTKQTVFEIFLARVACEAVLGTSGGQVLGLGREKLARPHHRHSLDRRPGKAHTSLEGAKLGPDPSEGVGSERVLPEGPDDQSSLQVTLSLPEVLTTPYSPLTGPQVPLGPQCHASTRSDSEEFLTCYSDLVLHWTPLFPQDLPLSSPKGHQLQGPALTPGPPSGEAVICSGISGEQPLVLDAAPESRRVTIPSLLCPTPGPQLSGKSFEPEPEAQPELATRGTDTAPPNTTSEMDELCERLSYLLRPPTLAERPRGFPSPGGEENGQSEPLVEPEPASEGGSPENGVIWLWRSTQAPSHIREPPSAHYVPPEGLEMPVPTRGHHSSNS, from the exons ATGAGCCGGCCCCCTTCCCCGGGCGCAGGCCAGGCTGCTCCAGAGACCCTCCTGGGTGACCTCCTCAGCTACTACCgggagggggcaggggcgggcCGGCTCCGGGTCTGCAGGCAGGCAGCCCTCACCCACAGGGCGCAGCGGCTCTTGGACACGGTGGCCCCTCCTCAGCTCTATCTGCCTGAGGATGTGGGCCCTGATCTGGGGGCCACTCACTCCCAGGGGACGCCCAGCTCTGCCCAGCACGTCTGCCAcaaactggtgcaggcactaGAGTTCCTGGAGCTCATCTCTGTCAACCTACTTCTGTTTCCCTGGAGGAAGGAAATCAGGTCCCTGAAG ACATACACTGGGAACTTCGCCTACTGGGTGAGGCCTGTGCTTTCCGAGCACACCCTGCGCACCATTCTGGGCAGGCTGGGCTATGTGGCCACCTCCGAGGCTGAGTTTTCACTGGTCCAGGCCACCAGCGAGGAGGACACCAAGCAGACGGTTTTTGAGATCTTCCTGGCAAGAGTTGCGTGTGAGGCTGTTCTGGGAACCTCGGGCGGGCAGGTCCTCGGGCTGGGCAGAGAGAAACTGGCCAGGCCCCACCACAGGCACAGCTTGGACAGAAGGCCGGGGAAGGCTCATACCTCTCTCGAGGGGGCGAAGCTAGGCCCAGACCCCTCAGAAGGGGTGGGGTCTGAGAGGGTCCTGCCCGAGGGCCCTGATGACCAGAGCTCTCTGCAGGTGACCCTGAGCCTGCCTGAGGTCTTAACAACCCCCTACAGCCCCCTCACTGGCCCCCAGGTCCCTCTGGGCCCCCAGTGCCACGCCAGCACACGCTCGGACAGTGAGGAGTTCCTGACCTGCTACAGTGACCTCGTCCTGCACTGGACACCGTTGTTCCCCCAGGACCTTCCCCTGAGCAGCCCAAAGGGACACCAACTGCAGGGCCCCGCTCTGACCCCCGGCCCACCTTCAGGTGAGGCAGTCATCTGCTCAGGTATCAGCGGTGAGCAGCCCCTGGTCCTTGACGCAGCTCCTGAGAGCAGAAGGGTCACCATCCCCAGCCTGCTCTGCCCAACACCAGGTCCCCAACTGTCAGGGAAGTCCTTCGAGCCCGAGCCAGAAGCACAGCCAGAGCTGGCCACCCGTGGCACCGACACTGcgcctccaaacaccacctctgaGATGGACGAGCTCTGTGAGCGCCTCTCCTACCTCCTCAGACCCCCAACTCTAGCAGAACGTCCCAGGGgcttccccagccctgggggtGAGGAGAATGGACAATCAGAGCCTCTCGTGGAGCCAGAGCCAGCCAGTGAGGGTGGCAGCCCGGAGAATGGGGTCATTTGGCTCTGGAGGTCTACTCAGGCCCCCTCTCACATACGAGAGCCCCCCAGCGCTCATTATGTCCCCCCAGAGGGGCTAGAGATGCCTGTTCCCACGCGAGGACACCACTCAAGCAACAGCTGA